A genomic window from Amia ocellicauda isolate fAmiCal2 chromosome 15, fAmiCal2.hap1, whole genome shotgun sequence includes:
- the mon2 gene encoding protein MON2 homolog isoform X2 has protein sequence MTTSTPEAVKKLVENMQTDLRSLSMECKKKFPPVKEAAESGIVKIKTIAARNTEILAALKDNSSEVVQPFLMGCGTKEPKITQLCLAAIQRLMSHEVVSEAAAGNIINMLWLLMENGLEELKLLQTVLVLLTTNTVVHDESLSKAIVLCFRLHFTKDNITNNTAAATVRQVVTVVFERMVAEDERYKGIVEHPPPVQGNSNRRSISTLRPCAKDAYMLFQDLCQLVNADAPYWLVGMTEMTRTFGLELLESVLNDFPGVFLQHQEFSFLLKERVCPLVIKLFSPNIKFRQGSNASASPAPVEKPYFPICMRLLRVVSVLIKHFYSLLVTECEIFLSLLVKFLDGEKPQWLRAVAVESIHRLCVQPHLLRSFCQSYDMKQHSTKVFRDIVNALGSFIQSLFIVPSTGTPATVNTPGGGSGSGAQTAAQGGPGAAGVSGGVIPQAAFEYRGTWIPLITVSVQGSAKATYLEMLDKVEPPSIPEGYAMSVAFSCLLDLVRGITSMIERELGKEERASQGGAETAVIQKQPAEQQAQPAEQEPVAHVVWEEMVSACWCGLLAALSLLLDASTDEAATESILKAEMTMAALCGRLGLVTPRDAFITAVCKASLPPHYALTVLSSSASTLSNKSYSIQGQSVQIISPSSESHQQVVAVGQPLTVQPQGTVVLTAKNIQCMRTLLNLAHCHGVVLGTSWQLVLATLQHLVWILGLKPGSGGALKPGRAVEGPSTVLTTAVMTDLPIISNILSRLFESSQYLDDVSLHHLINALCSLSVEAMDMAYGNNKEPSLFAVAKLLETGLVNMDRIEILWRPLTGHLLEVCQHPNSRMREWGAEAVTSLIKAGLAYKHDPPLSQNQRLQLLLLNPLKELSNIVHADIRQKQLECVLQILQSQGDSLGPGWPLVLGVIGAIRNDQGESLIRTAFQCLQLVVTDFLPTMPCTCLQIVVDVAGSFGLQNQELNISLTSIGLLWNISDYFFQRGETIEKELDREEALLEKQAKEKGVPLNRPFHPAPPFDCLWLCLYAKLGELCVDPRPAVRKSAGQTLFSTITAHGTLLQQATWHTVVWKVLFHLLDCVRKSSTTADKEKIESGGGNILIHHSRDTAEKQWAETWVLTLAGIARIFNTRRYLLQSLGDFFKAWEVLLDHIQSAALSKNNEVSLAALKSFQEILQIVTPVKDSEKPDALTAMGMPVLMDPVTASGPGRPLLRSDSLGERLARYNGAEQAPPTDEIEDSALWWSAWNSWYRIGTDSTRPPTGSEKLAFIPSQPFLTALIQIFPALYQHIKTGFSMEDLKKLGVILHGAVSVPISSDASPFILPSYTEAVLTSLQEAVLTALDVLQKAICVGPENMQVMYPAIFDQLLLFVEFSCKPPQYGKLETKHVANAKYNQAEWVALNYVPFAEKSLEVVVDLYQKTACHKAVVSEKVLQKIIKTLRIPLGLKYACPSESTWKLAVSSMLKVLSIGLPVARQHASSGKFETMWPELAHAFEDFLFTKSTPPDNLSIQEFQKNEGIDVEVVQLISTEILPFANFIPKDFVGQIMTMLNKGSIHSQSSSFTEAEIDIRMREEFSKVCFETLLQFSFSNKVSTPQEGYISRMALSVLLKRSQDVLHRYVEDERLSGRCPLPRQQVTEIIFVLKAISTLMDSLKKTQPENVDGNTWAQVIALYPTLVECITCSSSEVSSALKEALGPFKDFMQPPVTKVQNGES, from the exons GCTGCGGAGTCAGGGATagtgaaaattaaaacaatagctGCAAGAAACACAGAAATCCTGGCAG CTCTGAAGGATAACAGCTCAGAAGTGGTACAGCCGTTCCTCATGGGCTGCGGGACCAAGGAACCGAAGATAACGCAGTTGTGCCTGGCAGCTATTCAGCGGCTAATGTCTCACGAAGTGGTGTCTGAG GCTGCAGCTGGAAACATTATCAACATGCTGTGGCTATTGATGGAGAACGGGCTGGAAGAACTCAAGCTGCTGCAGACGGTTCTGGTTCTTCTAACTACCAACACTGTGGTGCACGATGAGTCTCTGTCCAAG GCAATCGTCCTATGCTTTCGACTGCACTTCACCAAGGACAACATCACCAACAACACTGCCGCCGCCACGGTGCGCCAGGTAGTGACGGTGGTCTTTGAAAGAATGGTGGCTGAGGACGAGCGATACAAAG GTATTGTGGAACACCCACCGCCAGTCCAAGGAAACAGCAATCGAAGATCAATCAGCACCCTGAGGCCTTGTGCTAAAGATGCATACATGTTATTTCAG gaTCTGTGTCAACTAGTCAATGCAGATGCTCCGTACTGGCTAGTGGGCATGACCGAAATGACCCGGACGTTTGGCCTTGAGCTGCTGGAGTCTGTCTTGAATGATTTTCCTGGGGTGTTTTTGCAA CATCAGGAGTTCAGCTTCCTCCTGAAGGAGAGAGTTTGTCCGCTGGTAATTAAACTCTTCTCTCCCAACATTAAATTCAGACAAGGCAGCAACGCCAGCGCCTCCCCAGCTCCAGTGGAGAAGCCTTATTTCCCCATCTGTATGCGGCTGCTGCGAGTCGTGTCAGTTCTGATCAAGCACTTCTACAGCCTACTG gTCACCGAGTGCGAGATCTTCCTGTCCTTGCTGGTGAAGTTTTTGGACGGTGAGAAACCCCAGTGGCTCCGAGCCGTAGCCGTGGAGTCCATTCACCGGCTCTGTGTGCAGCCCCATTTGTTACG ATCGTTTTGCCAGTCTTACGACATGAAGCAGCACTCCACAAAGGTGTTCAGAGACATCGTCAACGCCCTGGGCTCCTTCATCCAGTCCCTGTTCATCGTGCCCAGCACCGGGACTCCAGCCACAGTTAATACACCAGGCG GCGGTTCAGGGTCGGGAGCCCAGACTGCAGCTCAGGGTGGCCCTGGAGCGGCAGGGGTCAGCGGAGGAGTGATTCCACAAGCTGCATTCGAATACAGGGGGACCTGGATTCCCCTCATCACCGTGAGCGTGCAGGGCAGCGCTAAAGCCACATA CCTGGAGATGCTTGACAAGGTGGAGCCCCCGTCTATTCCCGAAGGCTACGCCATGTCGGTGGCCTTCAGCTGCCTGCTCGACCTGGTGCGCGGCATCACCTCCATGATCGAGAGGGAGCTGGGAAAGGAAGAGAGAGCCTCCCAGGGTGGTGCGGAGACGGCCGTCATCCAGAAACAGCCAGCCGAGCAGCAGGCCCAGCCAGCCGAGCAGGAGCCTG TGGCCCATGTGGTGTGGGAGGAGATGGTGAGTGCCTGTTGGTGTGGCCTCCTTGCTGCTCTCTCGCTGCTGCTGGACGCCAG CACGGATGAAGCGGCCACGGAGAGCATCCTGAAGGCAGAAATGACGATGGCGGCGCTCTGTGGGAGGCTGGGTCTGGTCACCCCGAGGGACGCCTTCATCACGGCGGTCTGCAAGGCTTCGCTGCCGCCCCACTACGCCCTCACCGTCCTGAGCAGCTCTGCTTCCACCCTCTCGAACAAGT CCTACTCCATCCAGGGCCAGAGCGTTCAGATCATCAGCCCCTCCAGCGAGTCTCATCAGCAGGTTGTGGCCGTGGGGCAACCGCTCACTGTCCAGCCCCAAGGCACGGTGGTG CTCACGGCAAAAAACATCCAGTGCATGAGGACATTGCTGAACCTGGCGCACTGTCATGGAGTTGTGCTGGGGACGTCCTGGCAGCTGGTCCTGGCTACCCTGCAG CACCTCGTCTGGATTCTGGGCTTGAAACCTGGAAGTGGAGGGGCTCTGAAACCAGGCCGTGCCGTGGAGGGGCCAAGCACG GTGTTGACCACGGCGGTCATGACAGATCTGCCCATTATCTCCAATATCCTCTCCCGACTGTTTGAGAGTTCACA GTACCTTGATGATGTCTCCCTGCATCACCTGATTAATGCCTTGTGCTCCCTGTCAGTGGAAGCGATGGATATGGCCTATGGGAATAACAAG GAGCCCTCCCTGTTTGCTGTGGCTAAGCTGCTTGAGACTGGTTTGGTGAACATGGACCGCATTGAAATCCTGTGGAGACCTCTGACTGGCCATCTCCTTGAG gtTTGTCAGCATCCAAACTCCCGAATGCGAGAGTGGGGGGCCGAGGCAGTGACCTCTCTGATCAAAGCAGGCCTGGCGTATAAGCATGACCCTCCCTTGTCGCAGAACCAG aggctgcagctgctgctttTGAACCCGCTGAAGGAGCTGTCCAACATTGTGCACGCCGACATCAGGCAGAAACAGCTGGAGTGCGTCCTGCAGATCTTGCAGAGCCAGGGGGACAGTCTGGGACCCGGCTGGCCTCTCGTGCTGGGAGTCATTGGAGCCATCCGAAACGATCAAGG AGAATCATTAATACGAACCGCATTCCAGTGCCTGCAGTTGGTGGTCACAGACTTTCTACCCACAATGCCTTGCACGTGTCTCCAGATTGTAGTCGACGTTGCTGGCAGCTTTGGACTTCAGAACCAGGAGTTGAATATCAGCCTGACTTCAATAGGTCTCTTG TGGAACATCTCGGACTACTTCTTCCAAAGGGGAGAAACCATCGAGAAGGAGCTGGACAGGGAGGAGGCACTACTGGAGAAGCAAGCGAAGGAGAAAGGCGTGCCCCTGAACCGGCCTTTCCACCCCGCGCCCCCATTCGACTGCCTCTGGCTGTGTCTCTACGCCAAACTTGGGGAGCTGTGCGTGGACCCCAGACCCGCTGTGAGGAAGAGTGCAGGGCAGACCTTATTCTCCACCATCACTGCCCACGGGACTCTGCTGCAGCAAGCCACCTGGCACACTGTGGTCTGGAAG GTTCTGTTTCATCTGTTGGATTGCGTAAGGAAATCATCCACTACAGCAGACAAGGAGAAGATCGAGTCTGGAGGAGGGAACATCCTCATCCACCATTCGAGAGATACTGCTGAGAAACAGTGGGCCGAGACCTGGGTCTTGACATTGGCTGGCATTGCCCGAATCTTCAACACCAGGAGATACTTACTGCAGTCTCTAG GGGATTTCTTCAAAGCCTGGGAAGTTCTTTTGGATCACATCCAGTCGGCGGCCCTCAGCAAGAACAATGAGGTTTCCCTGGCAGCCCTGAAGAGCTTTCAGGAGATACTCCAGATTGTGACCCCGGTGAAGGATTCAGAGAAACCAGACGCCCTCACGGCCATGGGCATGCCTGTGCTCATGGACCCGGTGACGGCGTCGGGGCCCGGCAGACCCTTGCTCAGGTCCGACTCCCTGGGGGAGAGGCTGGCCAGGTACAACGGGGCCGAGCAGGCACCACCCACGGACGAGATCGAAGACTCAGCCCTGTGGTGGTCGGCCTGGAACAGTTGGTACAGGATAGGTACGGACAGCACCAGACCGCCCACCGGCTCGGAGAAACTCGCCTTCATACCCAGCCAGCCTTTTCTCACTGCCCTCATTCAGATCTTCCCAGCACTCTACCAGCACATCAAGACAGGCTTCAGCATGGAAGACTTGAAGAAGCTGGGCGTGATCCTGCACGGCGCCGTGTCCGTGCCCATCAGCTCGGACGCCTCGCCTTTCATTCTGCCTTCATACACAGAGGCCGTCCTCACAAGCCTTCAGGAGGCAGTTTTGACTGCTTTGGATGTCTTACAGAAG GCAATCTGCGTAGGACCAGAAAACATGCAGGTCATGTACCCGGCTATCTTTGACCAGCTTCTGCTGTTTGTGGAGTTCTCTTGTAAACCCCCCCAGTACGGAAAACTAGAAACCAAACATGTTGCCAATGCAAAATATAATCAG GCAGAGTGGGTAGCCTTAAACTACGTCCCATTTGCTGAAAAGTCATTAGAAGTCGTTGTGGATCTTTACCAGAAAACCGCCTGCCATAAAGCTGTTGTCAGTGAAAAAGTCCTGCAAAAAATCATCAAG ACATTGAGGATACCGCTGGGTCTGAAGTATGCCTGTCCTTCTGAAAGCACCTGGAAGCTGGCAGTGTCGTCCATGTTGAAGGTGTTGTCCATCGGGCTTCCGGTGGCACGGCAGCACGCTTCTTCTGGGAAATTTGAAACCATGTGGCCAGAACTTGCCCACGCATTTGAAGACTTCCTGTTCACTAAAAG caCACCTCCAGATAATCTGTCTATTCAGGAATTTCAGAAAAATGAAGGCATCGATGTTGAG GTTGTGCAACTCATCAGCACAGAGATTTTGCCTTTTGCAAACTTTATCCCCAAAGACTTTGTCGGACAGATCATGACAATGCTCAACAAAGGATCGATTCATTCTCAGTCTTCATCCTTCACAG AAGCAGAGATTGACATTCGGATGAGAGAAGAATTTTCTAAAGTGTGTTTCGAGACACTGCTGCAGTTCTCGTTCAGCAACAAAGTGTCCACACCCCAGGAAGGTTACATCTCCAGAATGGCGCTCTCAGTGCTTTTGAAAAGGTCGCAGGATGTGCTGCATCGCTACGTTGAAGACGAGAGACTGAGCGGAAGGTGTCCACTCCCGAG GCAACAAGTGACCGAAATCATCTTTGTTCTAAAAGCTATCAGTACTCTCATGGactctctcaaaaaaacacaGCCGGAAAATG TGGATGGAAACACTTGGGCACAAGTCATTGCGTTGTATCCGACTCTTGTGGAGTGTATAACGTGCTCCTCTTCTGAAGTCAGCTCAGCATTAAAAGAAGCACTGGGTcctttcaaagacttcatgcaGCCACCAGTGACCAAAGTACAAAATGGAGAGTCGTGA
- the mon2 gene encoding protein MON2 homolog isoform X1, producing MTTSTPEAVKKLVENMQTDLRSLSMECKKKFPPVKEAAESGIVKIKTIAARNTEILAALKDNSSEVVQPFLMGCGTKEPKITQLCLAAIQRLMSHEVVSEAAAGNIINMLWLLMENGLEELKLLQTVLVLLTTNTVVHDESLSKAIVLCFRLHFTKDNITNNTAAATVRQVVTVVFERMVAEDERYKGIVEHPPPVQGNSNRRSISTLRPCAKDAYMLFQDLCQLVNADAPYWLVGMTEMTRTFGLELLESVLNDFPGVFLQHQEFSFLLKERVCPLVIKLFSPNIKFRQGSNASASPAPVEKPYFPICMRLLRVVSVLIKHFYSLLVTECEIFLSLLVKFLDGEKPQWLRAVAVESIHRLCVQPHLLRSFCQSYDMKQHSTKVFRDIVNALGSFIQSLFIVPSTGTPATVNTPGGGSGSGAQTAAQGGPGAAGVSGGVIPQAAFEYRGTWIPLITVSVQGSAKATYLEMLDKVEPPSIPEGYAMSVAFSCLLDLVRGITSMIERELGKEERASQGGAETAVIQKQPAEQQAQPAEQEPVAHVVWEEMVSACWCGLLAALSLLLDASTDEAATESILKAEMTMAALCGRLGLVTPRDAFITAVCKASLPPHYALTVLSSSASTLSNKSYSIQGQSVQIISPSSESHQQVVAVGQPLTVQPQGTVVLTAKNIQCMRTLLNLAHCHGVVLGTSWQLVLATLQHLVWILGLKPGSGGALKPGRAVEGPSTVLTTAVMTDLPIISNILSRLFESSQYLDDVSLHHLINALCSLSVEAMDMAYGNNKEPSLFAVAKLLETGLVNMDRIEILWRPLTGHLLEVCQHPNSRMREWGAEAVTSLIKAGLAYKHDPPLSQNQRLQLLLLNPLKELSNIVHADIRQKQLECVLQILQSQGDSLGPGWPLVLGVIGAIRNDQGESLIRTAFQCLQLVVTDFLPTMPCTCLQIVVDVAGSFGLQNQELNISLTSIGLLWNISDYFFQRGETIEKELDREEALLEKQAKEKGVPLNRPFHPAPPFDCLWLCLYAKLGELCVDPRPAVRKSAGQTLFSTITAHGTLLQQATWHTVVWKVLFHLLDCVRKSSTTADKEKIESGGGNILIHHSRDTAEKQWAETWVLTLAGIARIFNTRRYLLQSLGDFFKAWEVLLDHIQSAALSKNNEVSLAALKSFQEILQIVTPVKDSEKPDALTAMGMPVLMDPVTASGPGRPLLRSDSLGERLARYNGAEQAPPTDEIEDSALWWSAWNSWYRIGTDSTRPPTGSEKLAFIPSQPFLTALIQIFPALYQHIKTGFSMEDLKKLGVILHGAVSVPISSDASPFILPSYTEAVLTSLQEAVLTALDVLQKAICVGPENMQVMYPAIFDQLLLFVEFSCKPPQYGKLETKHVANAKYNQIQLFAPAEWVALNYVPFAEKSLEVVVDLYQKTACHKAVVSEKVLQKIIKTLRIPLGLKYACPSESTWKLAVSSMLKVLSIGLPVARQHASSGKFETMWPELAHAFEDFLFTKSTPPDNLSIQEFQKNEGIDVEVVQLISTEILPFANFIPKDFVGQIMTMLNKGSIHSQSSSFTEAEIDIRMREEFSKVCFETLLQFSFSNKVSTPQEGYISRMALSVLLKRSQDVLHRYVEDERLSGRCPLPRQQVTEIIFVLKAISTLMDSLKKTQPENVDGNTWAQVIALYPTLVECITCSSSEVSSALKEALGPFKDFMQPPVTKVQNGES from the exons GCTGCGGAGTCAGGGATagtgaaaattaaaacaatagctGCAAGAAACACAGAAATCCTGGCAG CTCTGAAGGATAACAGCTCAGAAGTGGTACAGCCGTTCCTCATGGGCTGCGGGACCAAGGAACCGAAGATAACGCAGTTGTGCCTGGCAGCTATTCAGCGGCTAATGTCTCACGAAGTGGTGTCTGAG GCTGCAGCTGGAAACATTATCAACATGCTGTGGCTATTGATGGAGAACGGGCTGGAAGAACTCAAGCTGCTGCAGACGGTTCTGGTTCTTCTAACTACCAACACTGTGGTGCACGATGAGTCTCTGTCCAAG GCAATCGTCCTATGCTTTCGACTGCACTTCACCAAGGACAACATCACCAACAACACTGCCGCCGCCACGGTGCGCCAGGTAGTGACGGTGGTCTTTGAAAGAATGGTGGCTGAGGACGAGCGATACAAAG GTATTGTGGAACACCCACCGCCAGTCCAAGGAAACAGCAATCGAAGATCAATCAGCACCCTGAGGCCTTGTGCTAAAGATGCATACATGTTATTTCAG gaTCTGTGTCAACTAGTCAATGCAGATGCTCCGTACTGGCTAGTGGGCATGACCGAAATGACCCGGACGTTTGGCCTTGAGCTGCTGGAGTCTGTCTTGAATGATTTTCCTGGGGTGTTTTTGCAA CATCAGGAGTTCAGCTTCCTCCTGAAGGAGAGAGTTTGTCCGCTGGTAATTAAACTCTTCTCTCCCAACATTAAATTCAGACAAGGCAGCAACGCCAGCGCCTCCCCAGCTCCAGTGGAGAAGCCTTATTTCCCCATCTGTATGCGGCTGCTGCGAGTCGTGTCAGTTCTGATCAAGCACTTCTACAGCCTACTG gTCACCGAGTGCGAGATCTTCCTGTCCTTGCTGGTGAAGTTTTTGGACGGTGAGAAACCCCAGTGGCTCCGAGCCGTAGCCGTGGAGTCCATTCACCGGCTCTGTGTGCAGCCCCATTTGTTACG ATCGTTTTGCCAGTCTTACGACATGAAGCAGCACTCCACAAAGGTGTTCAGAGACATCGTCAACGCCCTGGGCTCCTTCATCCAGTCCCTGTTCATCGTGCCCAGCACCGGGACTCCAGCCACAGTTAATACACCAGGCG GCGGTTCAGGGTCGGGAGCCCAGACTGCAGCTCAGGGTGGCCCTGGAGCGGCAGGGGTCAGCGGAGGAGTGATTCCACAAGCTGCATTCGAATACAGGGGGACCTGGATTCCCCTCATCACCGTGAGCGTGCAGGGCAGCGCTAAAGCCACATA CCTGGAGATGCTTGACAAGGTGGAGCCCCCGTCTATTCCCGAAGGCTACGCCATGTCGGTGGCCTTCAGCTGCCTGCTCGACCTGGTGCGCGGCATCACCTCCATGATCGAGAGGGAGCTGGGAAAGGAAGAGAGAGCCTCCCAGGGTGGTGCGGAGACGGCCGTCATCCAGAAACAGCCAGCCGAGCAGCAGGCCCAGCCAGCCGAGCAGGAGCCTG TGGCCCATGTGGTGTGGGAGGAGATGGTGAGTGCCTGTTGGTGTGGCCTCCTTGCTGCTCTCTCGCTGCTGCTGGACGCCAG CACGGATGAAGCGGCCACGGAGAGCATCCTGAAGGCAGAAATGACGATGGCGGCGCTCTGTGGGAGGCTGGGTCTGGTCACCCCGAGGGACGCCTTCATCACGGCGGTCTGCAAGGCTTCGCTGCCGCCCCACTACGCCCTCACCGTCCTGAGCAGCTCTGCTTCCACCCTCTCGAACAAGT CCTACTCCATCCAGGGCCAGAGCGTTCAGATCATCAGCCCCTCCAGCGAGTCTCATCAGCAGGTTGTGGCCGTGGGGCAACCGCTCACTGTCCAGCCCCAAGGCACGGTGGTG CTCACGGCAAAAAACATCCAGTGCATGAGGACATTGCTGAACCTGGCGCACTGTCATGGAGTTGTGCTGGGGACGTCCTGGCAGCTGGTCCTGGCTACCCTGCAG CACCTCGTCTGGATTCTGGGCTTGAAACCTGGAAGTGGAGGGGCTCTGAAACCAGGCCGTGCCGTGGAGGGGCCAAGCACG GTGTTGACCACGGCGGTCATGACAGATCTGCCCATTATCTCCAATATCCTCTCCCGACTGTTTGAGAGTTCACA GTACCTTGATGATGTCTCCCTGCATCACCTGATTAATGCCTTGTGCTCCCTGTCAGTGGAAGCGATGGATATGGCCTATGGGAATAACAAG GAGCCCTCCCTGTTTGCTGTGGCTAAGCTGCTTGAGACTGGTTTGGTGAACATGGACCGCATTGAAATCCTGTGGAGACCTCTGACTGGCCATCTCCTTGAG gtTTGTCAGCATCCAAACTCCCGAATGCGAGAGTGGGGGGCCGAGGCAGTGACCTCTCTGATCAAAGCAGGCCTGGCGTATAAGCATGACCCTCCCTTGTCGCAGAACCAG aggctgcagctgctgctttTGAACCCGCTGAAGGAGCTGTCCAACATTGTGCACGCCGACATCAGGCAGAAACAGCTGGAGTGCGTCCTGCAGATCTTGCAGAGCCAGGGGGACAGTCTGGGACCCGGCTGGCCTCTCGTGCTGGGAGTCATTGGAGCCATCCGAAACGATCAAGG AGAATCATTAATACGAACCGCATTCCAGTGCCTGCAGTTGGTGGTCACAGACTTTCTACCCACAATGCCTTGCACGTGTCTCCAGATTGTAGTCGACGTTGCTGGCAGCTTTGGACTTCAGAACCAGGAGTTGAATATCAGCCTGACTTCAATAGGTCTCTTG TGGAACATCTCGGACTACTTCTTCCAAAGGGGAGAAACCATCGAGAAGGAGCTGGACAGGGAGGAGGCACTACTGGAGAAGCAAGCGAAGGAGAAAGGCGTGCCCCTGAACCGGCCTTTCCACCCCGCGCCCCCATTCGACTGCCTCTGGCTGTGTCTCTACGCCAAACTTGGGGAGCTGTGCGTGGACCCCAGACCCGCTGTGAGGAAGAGTGCAGGGCAGACCTTATTCTCCACCATCACTGCCCACGGGACTCTGCTGCAGCAAGCCACCTGGCACACTGTGGTCTGGAAG GTTCTGTTTCATCTGTTGGATTGCGTAAGGAAATCATCCACTACAGCAGACAAGGAGAAGATCGAGTCTGGAGGAGGGAACATCCTCATCCACCATTCGAGAGATACTGCTGAGAAACAGTGGGCCGAGACCTGGGTCTTGACATTGGCTGGCATTGCCCGAATCTTCAACACCAGGAGATACTTACTGCAGTCTCTAG GGGATTTCTTCAAAGCCTGGGAAGTTCTTTTGGATCACATCCAGTCGGCGGCCCTCAGCAAGAACAATGAGGTTTCCCTGGCAGCCCTGAAGAGCTTTCAGGAGATACTCCAGATTGTGACCCCGGTGAAGGATTCAGAGAAACCAGACGCCCTCACGGCCATGGGCATGCCTGTGCTCATGGACCCGGTGACGGCGTCGGGGCCCGGCAGACCCTTGCTCAGGTCCGACTCCCTGGGGGAGAGGCTGGCCAGGTACAACGGGGCCGAGCAGGCACCACCCACGGACGAGATCGAAGACTCAGCCCTGTGGTGGTCGGCCTGGAACAGTTGGTACAGGATAGGTACGGACAGCACCAGACCGCCCACCGGCTCGGAGAAACTCGCCTTCATACCCAGCCAGCCTTTTCTCACTGCCCTCATTCAGATCTTCCCAGCACTCTACCAGCACATCAAGACAGGCTTCAGCATGGAAGACTTGAAGAAGCTGGGCGTGATCCTGCACGGCGCCGTGTCCGTGCCCATCAGCTCGGACGCCTCGCCTTTCATTCTGCCTTCATACACAGAGGCCGTCCTCACAAGCCTTCAGGAGGCAGTTTTGACTGCTTTGGATGTCTTACAGAAG GCAATCTGCGTAGGACCAGAAAACATGCAGGTCATGTACCCGGCTATCTTTGACCAGCTTCTGCTGTTTGTGGAGTTCTCTTGTAAACCCCCCCAGTACGGAAAACTAGAAACCAAACATGTTGCCAATGCAAAATATAATCAG ATCCAACTATTTGCACCG GCAGAGTGGGTAGCCTTAAACTACGTCCCATTTGCTGAAAAGTCATTAGAAGTCGTTGTGGATCTTTACCAGAAAACCGCCTGCCATAAAGCTGTTGTCAGTGAAAAAGTCCTGCAAAAAATCATCAAG ACATTGAGGATACCGCTGGGTCTGAAGTATGCCTGTCCTTCTGAAAGCACCTGGAAGCTGGCAGTGTCGTCCATGTTGAAGGTGTTGTCCATCGGGCTTCCGGTGGCACGGCAGCACGCTTCTTCTGGGAAATTTGAAACCATGTGGCCAGAACTTGCCCACGCATTTGAAGACTTCCTGTTCACTAAAAG caCACCTCCAGATAATCTGTCTATTCAGGAATTTCAGAAAAATGAAGGCATCGATGTTGAG GTTGTGCAACTCATCAGCACAGAGATTTTGCCTTTTGCAAACTTTATCCCCAAAGACTTTGTCGGACAGATCATGACAATGCTCAACAAAGGATCGATTCATTCTCAGTCTTCATCCTTCACAG AAGCAGAGATTGACATTCGGATGAGAGAAGAATTTTCTAAAGTGTGTTTCGAGACACTGCTGCAGTTCTCGTTCAGCAACAAAGTGTCCACACCCCAGGAAGGTTACATCTCCAGAATGGCGCTCTCAGTGCTTTTGAAAAGGTCGCAGGATGTGCTGCATCGCTACGTTGAAGACGAGAGACTGAGCGGAAGGTGTCCACTCCCGAG GCAACAAGTGACCGAAATCATCTTTGTTCTAAAAGCTATCAGTACTCTCATGGactctctcaaaaaaacacaGCCGGAAAATG TGGATGGAAACACTTGGGCACAAGTCATTGCGTTGTATCCGACTCTTGTGGAGTGTATAACGTGCTCCTCTTCTGAAGTCAGCTCAGCATTAAAAGAAGCACTGGGTcctttcaaagacttcatgcaGCCACCAGTGACCAAAGTACAAAATGGAGAGTCGTGA